Within the Pirellulales bacterium genome, the region CTTGCTCCAGTTGACGGGCAAATCGCTTTCATGGCTGATGCCGTCGTTCTTCGGGCCGCGCCACTGCGGCCAGTTTTCGGCCGAGGCGGCCGTGGCCGTCAGCACGCACGTCAGTGCCAGTAGCAACTTCTTCACGGTGATGGTTCTCCGCATCGAGGTTTTCGCCTGCCAATATCCGGGTCCGAATCATGGTTTAATGTGGCGGAACGGACTAGGGAGGTCAAGAAGGGCAGGTGCAATACACCCAGGCCACGGATCGGTCTTTCAGAACGCGCAGCGCGCTGCGCGGAGACCGTCAAGCCGCCTATAATCAAGCAGCAGGTGAATCATCGCCACCTTGCGCCGCACGCGAAACACCCGCGCTAACTTTGGATTCCGCTTGATGTCCGTTATTGAAACTGCCTCGAACGTTCGTCCCGGTGATGACCAATCGCTGGCGGATGCCGATGAGTTCATCCGGCTGCGAGGTGTGCGGGTCCATAACCTGCAAAACGTCGACCTCGATCTGCCGCGCGGACAGCTCGTGGTCATCACCGGGCCCAGCGGATCGGGTAAAAGCTCGCTGGCCTTCGATACGTTGTTCGCCGAGGGCCAGCGGCAATATATCGAGACGCTTTCAACCTACGCCCGGCAGTTCTTGCATCAACTCGAGCGGCCCGACGTCGATCTGATTGAGGGCCTGCAACCGACCATTTCCATTGACCAGCGTGGCGGCAGCGGGAACCCACGCAGCACCGTAGCCACCGTCACGGAGATTTATGATTATCTGCGGCTGCTGATGGCCCGGCTAGGCGAAGTGTTGTGCTACCGGTGCGGCGCGCCCATCCGTCAGCAGACGCCGGAGCAGATTGCCGACGATCTCGCCGGTCTCGCCGAGGGAACGAAGTTGATCTTGTTGGCGCCGCTCGTGCGCGGCCGCAAAGGCAAACATCAGGAAGTGTTCGAGGCGGTACGCAAGGCGGGCCTGGTCCGCGTGCGCGTGGATGGCACCGTTTACGATCTGGACGCGATCGGCGAGCTTGCCCCGCGGCGCAATCACACCATCGAAGCCGTGGTCGACCGGATCGTCGTCCGCCCCGGCGTGCGGCCACGGCTGGCCGAGTCGCTGGCCCTGGCGCTCAAACATGCTGAAGGGCTGGTGGCCGCCGCCATTCTGCCGCCGGGCGGCGATGCGAACGAGGGTTGGGAAGAGCGGCGTTACAGCACCGAGTATTCTTGCCCGAATTGCCGGCTGAACTACGACGAGATCGAACCGCGAACGTTCAGCTTCAATAGTCCCTACGGCGCTTGCCCGGCGTGCCAGGGACTGGGCGTGGTGGGACTCGATGAAAGCGGCGAGCCGCTTGCCGACGGGCAGCAGGTTTGTGCTGAATGCCAGGGCGCTCGCTTGCGGCCCGAGGCACGCAGCGTGAAGCTGGCAGGCCGCGCCATCCAGGAGATCACCGCGCTGCCGGTCGCAGCCGCCAGAGAGTTTTTCGCCGGCATCGCCTTGGGGCGGGCCCAGGAAGCGATCGGCCGGCCGCTGTTGCGAGAGATCAACTCTCGGCTGGCGTTCATCGACCAGGTCGGCCTCGGCTATCTCACGCTGGCACGAGCGGCCGACACGCTCAGCGGCGGCGAATCGCAGCGGATCCGGCTCGCCACGGGCATCGGCTCCGGCCTGGTGGGCGTCTGCTACATTCTCGACGAGCCGTCGATCGGTCTGCACCCGCGCGACAATCAGCGGCTGATCGACGCCTTGCGTAATTTGCAGCAGCAAGGCAACAGCGTGCTGGTGGTCGAGCACGACGAGGCGATCATGCGCCAGGCCGACCAGATCGTCGATCTGGGGCCGGGCGCCGGGCGGCACGGCGGCCGCATCGTGGCCCAAGGCCCGCCCGACGAAATCTGCCGCCACCCGCAGTCGCTTACGGGCAAGTATCTTTCAGGCGACGAAAGGATCGCGGTTCCCACCGAGCGGCGCGCCGTCAACGTGCGCAAGGCGCTCGTCGTCGAGGGCGCGACCGGCAATAACCTGAAGAGCGTCACGGCGGCGTTTCCGCTCTCGGCGTTGGTGTGTGTGACCGGCGTGAGCGGTTCGGGCAAGAGTACGCTCGTGCTCGACACGCTGGCCCGCGCCGTGACGCGGCGATTGAGCGGCGAAGGGCCGCAGCCGGCGCCGCACACGGCCCTGCGCGGCCTGAAGCAGATCGACAAACTGGTCGAGGTCGATCAGTCGCCGATCGGCCGCACGCCGCGGAGCAACCCGGCGACCTATGTCGGGGCGTTCGACGAAATCCGCCGCGTGTTTGCCACCACACGCGAAGCCCGGCTGCGCGGCTACAAGGCCAGCCGGTTCAGCTTCAACGTCAAGGGCGGCCGTTGCGAAACGTGCCAGGGCCAGGGCCTGCGGAAGATCGAGATGAACTTCTTGCCCGACTTGTACGTGGCGTGTTCCGAATGCGACGGCCGGCAATTCAACCCGGCCACGCTGGAGGTGCGGTATCGCGGCCTGTCGATCGCCGACGTGCTGCGGCTGCGGATCGACGAGGCCCTCGACTTCTTCCAGAACTTTCCGGGCCTCCGCCGCTCGCTGGCCGGGCTGGCCGAGGTCGGCCTGGGCTACCTGACGCTGGGCCAATCGTCGACCACGTTGTCGGGCGGCGAGGCGCAGCGGATCAAGCTGGCCGCGCAGCTCAGCCGCGTCGACACCGGCAAGACGCTCTATATTCTCGACGAGCCGACCACCGGGCTGCACTTCGACGATGTTCGCCGCCTGCTGGCCGTGCTCGGCCGGCTTGTTGACCTGGGCAACACGGTGATCGTGATCGAGCACCATCTCGACGTGATGAAGTCGGCCGACTGGATCATCGACCTTGGCCCGGAGGGAGGCGAGGCCGGCGGGCAGATTGTGGCGGCCGGAACACCGGAGCAAGTGGCGGCGGTGGAGGGGAACGTGACGGGGCGGTATCTGCGTGGCGTCTTGGAGGACAACGGGTGAGCGAAGTCGGCGTGTATGAAGTCAGCCGCTTGCCCTGATCGGCATTTGACATCCGCAGACTCGACGCCTACGCTGATTTACATGGAGATGGCTTCGCTCAACGTCGACTTACCCGAACCGCTGAAAGTGTTTGTCGAAATCGAGGCCGAGGAAAGTGGATACGCCACGGCGAGCGATTACATTCGTGCTTTGATTTGCGAGGCGGAACACCGCAAGTCCGAGCAAGCAGTCGAAGCCCTGCTGCTGGATGGCCTCGATCCGAGTGATCGTGGCGAAATGAGCGACGCCGAATGGCAGTCGCGCAAGCAACAACACCGCGCTCAGCGGTTGGAAGCGCTACGGCGGGAAATTGGCGCCGGACTGGATGACGCCGCACGGGGAAGAGAATACTCGGCCGATGAAGTCTTCAAGCGACTGGAAGCGCGCACCGACGAGCCCTGAACCGGCGAGCAATGGCGAAAACCGTTGTTGTTACCGAGCAAGCGCTGCGCGACTTGGAGGAAATCCACGACTACATCGCTCGTGACAAGCCACTCGCGGCGAAGAAGCTCATCAAGCAGCTTCAACGTAAGTTTCAAACGCTCGCGACGTTTCCGGAGCTTGGCGCATCTTGCGATCAAATCCAAACAGGATTACGCAGCCACGCCGCTGGAAGCTACGTCATCTTTTTTGAGCCGATTACGGCAGGCATCCGAGTCGTGAGAGTGGCTCACGGCCGGCGCAGTTAGCCCCGCGGCATCGTCGACCGCGGCGATTGAGACAACTCGGCTTGTGCAAATGGCAGCCGCTTAGGATAACTGTCTGGAAATACGCGGCGCGACACGGAGGTTTGTGGGAACGCCCTCCGTGGCGTGCCCTCTTTGAGCAAGCGACGTCAACCCTGATTCGCGGAACACCACAGAGGGCGTTCCCTACAGCAGCCGACTTCCATGCCTTATTTACCCAACACCGCCGACGATCAGCGGCTGATGCTCGAAGCGATCGGCCTGAAAACGATCGACGAACTGTTCGAAATGGTGCCGGCCGAGCTGCGGCTGGACCGCCCGTTGGACCTTCCTCCGGCCCTCTCGGAAATCGAGTTGACGCAGCACGTCGGCCGGCTGGCGGGCAAAAACGTCGCCGCCGGCCAGCGGGTCTGCTTTCTCGGCGGCGGGAGCTACGACCATTTCATACCGGCGGCGGTCGACGCGCTGGCCTCGCGCGGTGAATACTACACTTCGTACACGCCTTACCAGGCCGAGGCGAGCCAAGGCAATCTGCAGGCGTTTTTCGAATACCAGACGCTGATCACGCGACTGACCGGCATGGACGTCTCGAACGCCAGCCTCTACGACGGCGGCAGCGCCGCGGCCGAAGCGGTGTTGATGTGCCTGGCCGCCACCGGCCGCCGCGGACGCGTTGTCACCGCCGCCAGCGTCCACCCGGAATACCGGCAGATTCTTCACACTTATCTCGACAACCTCGGCGTCGAGCTGGTGACCGTCGCGACTCCGCACGGAACGCTCGCAGCCGACGACCTGCTGTCGGCCGTCAACGACGAGACGGCCTGCGTGCTGGCGCAGCAACCGAATTTCTTTGGCTGTCTGGAAGAAGCCGAGTCGCTGGGCAAGATCGCGCACCAGGCGGGGGCCAGGTTTGTGGTTTCGGCCGACCCGATCAGCCTGGGCATTTTGAAACGGCCGGGCGACTACGGGGCCGACATCGTGGTGGCCGAAGGGCAGTCGCTGGGCAATCCGATGGCTTTTGGAGGGCCGTATCTGGGCATCATGGCCTGCCGCGAAGACCTGGTGCGGCGGATGCCGGGACGCATCACCGGGCAAACGACCGACCGCAACGGCCGCCGCTGCTGGGTGCTGACGCTGCAAACGCGCGAGCAACACATTCGCCGCGAGAAGGCGACGAGCAACATCTGCACCAACCAGGGGCTGTACGCCCTGCGCGCCACGATCTATCTGTCGCTGATGGGTCCGCAGGGGCTGCGCGAGGTGGCCGAGCTTTGCTTGCAAAAGAGTCGCTACGCACGTGATCGGCTGACGTCGGGCGGCCGCTTGTCGTTGGCCTTCGACCGGCCCACATTCAAGGAGTTTGTGGTCCGCGACGGCGATCGGCAAGTCGAGCGGCTGATCGACCAGGCCGGCGCGGCCGGATTCTTTGCCGGCATCCCGTTGGCACGTTGGTATCCGGAACTCGCCGAATGCTTTTTGGTGACGGTCACGGAGAAGAGGAGGAAGGAGGAAATCGCGGGACTCGTCGGTGCATTGACGTGACGGCGCGGAGGTAACAATCATGCCGAAGCCGATTTTGGGCCGCTTGCGGCCGAACAGCGTAGAAGAGTTCCGCGCCGCTGCGCTCGTTCGGTACGTCGAAGCAGAGCGACTTGCGAATGCCGGGTACGGCACGGGCGCCATTTATCTCTGGGGCTATGCGGCGGAGATGACTCTCAAGGCCGCATACTTTTCACTCGTCGGGTTCGGCCTGCGGCAATCGATCGGTATCGCAGATTTGCGAGTCGCGGTCGAAAGAACGGCTCCGGCAGTCGGTCTGCAATGGCCGGCAGCCGGAAAACTGCACAAGGTGGAGTATTGGGCCCGCTTGCTCGCAGCTGATCGGCGAAGTTATGGAGCCAGCTATGCTGATCCCCAATTCGAGCAATCTATGATTTCTCGAGCGCGATGCGTCTATGATCGCTGGCGGGAGACTTTGCGGTATCATAAGAATCGGGCCTACGAACACGAGGTCCGTCAGGTTTATGCCGCGACACGCTGGCTGTTGGATCACTCGTTAGTTTTATAGCTCTCTCCCGATCGAAGTGTGCGCATGCCGAGAAAAATAAGTAATCCCTCTCCTCGAAAACCAGCCTCCGATGAACTCATCACGGCGTTGATCGCAGAACTGCGGGAGCCTCGTGAGATCGGTCAGCCGATGATCCTGGAACGCCACATGGAGCTGGCCGACGCGGTACATGTCTATGTTATTTGGGACCGTTTCGCCGACATTCCCGGCGACCAGCGCGTGGCGACCATCCTCCGGGCCTACGAGCAATGCATGGGCGAGGAGTTCCGCAAACGGATCACGCTGGCAACCGGTGCGACGGTGCCCGAAGCGGGCGATCTTGAACTGCTGCCGTTCGAGGTCGTCTCCGCGCTGCGAAAGCCTGACCCCAACCTCGTCGATGGCTGTCGCGAAGCGATGCTCGCGGAAGGCGCATCCGTTCTTCGCAACCCAGAGCGCCCCGAGCTGCGATTTGAGACGCTGGACGACGCGACGGCGGCCATCGAGCGGCTAGAGCAACGAGTACCCGGCACTCGCTGGGTCGTCGTACAAGCCGTCACCCACGACTATTCTACGTAGAGCAAGCCATGCGTAACACACAAGCCATCCGCCCGCTCACCGAACTCTCCAGACCCGGCCGCCGCGCGGCATTGCTGCCCAAGTGCGACGTGCCGCAGCGGCCGCTCGAAGAACTGCTGCCGCGCGAAGCAATCGCTCCCTCGCCGCCGGCCTTGCCGGAACTATCGGAGCCGGATGTGGTGCGGCACTTCACGAACCTGTCGACGTTGAACATGTCGGTCGACACGCACTTCTATCCGCTCGGTTCGTGTACGATGAAGTACAACCCCAAACGCAACGAGCGGCTCGCCTCATTGCCGGGTCTGGCCGATCTGCACCCTTATCAGCCTGAATCGACGCTGCAAGGGCTGCTCGAACTGTTATGGCAACTACAGGAGATGCTGGCCGAGATCGGCGGGCTGCACGCGGTCTCGCTGCAACCGGCGGCCGGCGCTCACGGCGAGCTGACCTGCCTGCTGATGGCCCGTGCCCATTTTCGCCGCCTGGCTCAGCCGCGCACCAAAGTGTTGGCGCCCGACAGCGCTCATGGCACCAACCCGGCCAGCGCCACCGTCGCCGGCTTCGACTATGTGACCGTCAAGAGCACCTCGCGCGGCTTCGTCGATCTCGAAGACCTGCGCGCCAAGCTCGACGATCGCGTGGCCGTGTTCATGATTACGAATCCCAACACGTTGGGAATGTTCGACCGCCAGATCCGCCAGATCGCCGATCTGGTGCATGAAGCCGGCGGGCTGGTCTATCTCGACGGCGCGAACATGAACGCCATTCTGGGCATCAGCCGGCCGGGCGATTTCGGTGCCGACATGATGCACTACAATCCGCACAAGACCTTCAGCGGCCCGCACGGCGGCGGCGGACCCGGCGCGGGGCCGATCGCCGTGCGCGAAATACTGGAGCCGTATTTGCCTGTGCCGGTGGTGGAACGTGCGGAGACCGGCTATCGCCTGGCCTACGACCGGCCGCACACCATCGGCCGCGTGCGCAGCTTTTTCGGCAACGTGGGCGTGCTGATTCGGGCGTATTGCTACATCCGCACGCACGGCCCCGACGGCCTGCGGCGCGTGAGCGAGAACGCGGTGCTCAACGCCAACTATCTGCTCAGCCGCCTGAAGCACCGCTTTCCGGTGCCGCAGGGCGAGCGTTGCATGCACGAGTTCGTGGCCTCGGCGGCCAAATTGAAGGCCGAACGCGACATTTCGGCGATGGACCTGGCCAAACGGCTGTTGGACTACGGTTTTCACGCGCCCACGGTCTATTTTCCGCCCATCGTGCGCGAGGCGCTGATGATCGAGCCGACGGAGACGGAGAGCAAGGAGACCCTCGACGCCTTTGCCGACGCACTGCTGAAGATCGCCGATGAATCGCCTGAGCTGCTGCACGCCGCCCCGCACTCGACCGCCGTCAGCCGGCCGGACGAAGTGAAAGCCGCCCGCAGCCCCGTGTTGAACTCCTGAGACTTTGCCATCGAACCGGGCCAAATTGCGGCGAGCGAAAAGAGCATGATCGGGGCGAGCTGGCAGCTCAACGGCTAGAATTGCTTCCTTCGGTTTCCAGGCGTAGAATCGAGTTGGATTTGTATGGCCCGCAAAATGGAGTTGACTGTGAAGCGAGTGCGACTCACCATAGGCTCGAACCCCACCGACCCCATGGACGACTGGCGTTACGCCGCGCGCGTGCGTTACGATCTTTGGGCGCATTCGCCAATAAGGATTGATGAGGAAAGTGAACCTCGCAGGACCAGGCCGCATGGTGCGAATAGACATGCCGATCGAGAAGTCTATTTTGACGTCGGGACCGAGAGCATCGAAGAACTCGACCGCGCTTTACGGGATCTGGGACATGCTGAGCGAGTCAAGATAGCTGTCGTCGAGGAAGGCGAGGCATGCCAGAATTGCGGGAGAATTCAAACCGTGCTGCCGACGATTTGCCCCTCTTGCGGGCACCGCGATATCGATCCCTGCCCGCATTGTGGCGACGAGGTGCCACGACAAGAATACGAAAAGATATCCGGCGATCTCTTCCGGTGCCCGCGTTGCGGCAGCCAAGTTCGCCTGCAACTCAATCCCGACTTGCTAAACGCCAATCTCTCCTTGAACGAGCCCGTCGTCGTCGTGAGCACCGTTGGGGCCTGAGTTACGATGCGAATCGACGACCATGGCCACATTGTCGTCTCTCCGCGGGAAATCTGCGATGCCCTGGACGCACCAGCTCGGCTCATCAATCATTTCCTGATACCGGGAACGATCTCCCAGAGATCGCATGCGTCGTCGAGCACAATGTCCGTCTCGAGTCACTTCCAGTTGAGGACTGCTGTGGCGTGGGCAGACGAATTGACGCATTTATCTATCGCGATTGGTGGAGCCTGTATTCGCGGTGGGAGTTCGATCTGCGCGAATTGAAGCGGGCTATTGCCGGGGGGTTGCAGAGAGGAGGCGACATTCCCCGTCCGTTTGACGCGTGACGGTGAACGACGTGCCGCGAATTCGACCGACGCGCTGTTGAAAATCGCCGAAGAATCGCCTGAGCTGCTGCACGCCGCCCCGCACTCGACCGCCGTCAGCCGGCCGGACGAAGTGAAGGCGGCCCGCAGCCCGGTGTTGAAAGCGGAGTAGCCGCCGCGGCGATTTTTTTTGGAACAATTTCAGCCCGTCGTGCGTCATAGTAACGGGCACACGCGCTGCGAGCGCATCCCTGCCGCCGTATTTGAGGGTCCAAGCCGCAAGCGAGGACGCTTACGCTACGAGTACAGCCATACCAACGCTTTTTTGGAGGCACCGCCATGTTTAACCGTGCGTCACGTCGCTTGTCGAGGCCGTTTTTCATTCTGGGCGCTTTGCTGGCCATGCTGTCGGCCGTGCCCGCCCAGGCCCAGGGGCTGCTCATCAACATCGAGCCGACGCAGCACGTGCGTCTGCCCAGACCCTACGTGGTGGTCGCCCCACGGCCCGTGCCGCCTCCGTCGAGCTACAAAATCCACGAAATCGACGTCCACGTGAAGCTGCTGGAGCAAGTTGCCCGTGTGCAGGTCTCGCAGTCGTTTATGAACACCGGCAGCACGCAAATGGAAGTCTGCTTTATGTTTCCGTTGCCCTACGACGGAGCCATCGACCAGCTCACGCTGCTGGTCGACGGCAAGGAGTTTCCCGCGCGGCTGCTGCCCAAGGACGAGGCCCGCAAAACCTATGCGGAGATCGTCCGCAAGAACCGCGACCCGGCACTGTTGGAATGGGTGGGGACGGGCATGTTCCAGACGAGCGTCTTTCCCGTTCCGCCCGGTGCCGAGCGGAAGGTCACGCTGCGTTATTCCCAGCTTTGCCGCAAAAACCACGGCCTGACCGACTTCCTGTTCCCACTTTCGACGGCCAAGTACACCTCCCACCCGGTCGAAAAGCTGAAGATCGAGGTGGCCATCGAGAGCAAGGGCGAAATCAAGAACGTCTACAGCCCCACACACACGGTCGAGCTGAAACGCGACGCCCATAACGCCACCGTTATTTATAAGAGCGAGAATCTCGTGCCGAGCAGCGATTTTCGGCTGTTGTACGACGTCGAGTCGGGCAAGCTGGGCACGAGCGTGCTCAGCTACAAGCCACAGTCCGGCGAGGACGGTTACTTTCTGCTTTTGACCACACCGGCCATCGAGCGGGCCGGCGAGCAGCCGAAGAAAACCGTGGTGTTCGTCGTCGATCGTTCGGGCAGCATGACCGGCCCGAAGATCGAGCAGGCCAAGGGAGCGTTGAAGTTCGTGCTGAACAACCTTCGCGAGGGCGACCTGTTCAATATCATCGCCTACGATAACGCCGTCGAGTCGTTTCGGCCGGAGCTGCAAAGGTTCAACGACGAAGCGCGTAAGGCGGCATTGGGCTTCGTCGAGGGAATCTACGCCGGCGGCAGCACCAATATCGACGGAGCTTTGGCCGTCGCCCTGGGGGAATTGGCGGATTCGTCGCGGCCCAGCTATGTGCTGTTTTTGACCGATGGTCTGCCGACCGCCGGCGACGTGAATGAGCAGAAGATCGTGGCCAATTCGCAGGCCAACAACCATGTGCGGGCCAGGGTCGTGGCCTTCGGCGTGGGTTACGACGTCAACAGCCGGCTGCTGGACAAGCTGGTGCGGCAGAACTTCGGGCAAAGCGAATACGTGTTGCCCGACGAGAACATCGAGGAGCGCGTCAGCCGCCTCTATCAAAAGATCGAGGCCCCCGTGATGACCGACGTGGCGATCAAGTTCGCGGTCGACGCGCTGCCCACCGAGGCGGGCGAAGCGGTGAACCGGCTCTATCCCAAGCAAGTGGTCGATCTGTTCGCGGGCGAGCAGCTTGTGCTGGTCGGACGTTATAAAAAGCCGGGCACGGCAAAAGTGACCATCACGGGGAATGTGTCGGGGCGGCAGCAAAGTTTCGATTTTCCGGCCGACCTGGTGGCCGAGAGCAAAGACGAGACGTTCGCGTTCATCGAACGGCTGTGGGCCGTGCGCCGCGTGGGCGAGATCATCGACGAGCTCGACCTGAAGGGGAACAACGACGAGCTGGTGAAGGAACTGGTGACCCTCTCGACGCGACACGGTATCTTGACGCCCTATACATCGTTTTTGACCGACGAGACCGTGCAATTGCAAGCGCTCATGCAGAACGCGTCGACGGCCGGTGATCGACTCAGCCTGCTCCGCGAAACGCAGGGCGCCGGCGCGTTCCGTCAGCGCGCGATCAAGGGCGGCTTGCAACGGGCGGAAAACGCCGATAGTGCCCGGCGACTCAACGAACGGGCGGCGGAGTTCCGCTACGGCGGCGCGAGTCTTTCCAGCGCGGCGGGCCCGGCGTCGGGTGGACGCGCCGGCCTGGCCAAACTGCCGGTTGGTGCTCCGGTGGCCGCTGGCAAACCGGCGGCCGGCCAGCCCGAACTGGTGCGCAACATCGGCAACAAGGCGTTTTATCGCCGTGGCAAGCGTTGGGTCGATGGCACGGTGACGGACGAGCAAGACAAGAACGCCCGGCGCGTGGCCCAGTTCAGCGAGGAATATTTCAAGCTGGCCGACCGATATGGCCGCAAGCTGTCGCAATATCTGGTGTTCGACGAAGCGGTGTTGCTCGAGCTCGACGGTGCGGCCTATCTCATCGAGCCGGTCGACTAATCCCGGCGCGCCGGGACTTGCTCCGCAAGCGGAACGGTGGATGCACCCTACAGATACATCCCCAAGAACCCGCCACGGCCCTCGGTCTCGGCCTGCAGCCGGTCGATGCGCTGCCGCGTTTGCTCGAGATCGCCGGCAGCGATGTAGCGATCGAACTCGACCGCCACGCTGTGCGGCACCGTCTCCTTGAACCACTCGACAATGGGCTCCGTCAGCCAATCGCACGTCTCCCGGACCAATTCAACCTCAAGGTAGCACCGCTCGGTCTGCTGGTCGGTCTCTTCGGTCACGACGGTCCCTTCGAAGCGAAATTCGAGCGTGCCCAATTCGGCACGGTTCGTCAGGTGGAAG harbors:
- a CDS encoding VIT domain-containing protein; this translates as MFNRASRRLSRPFFILGALLAMLSAVPAQAQGLLINIEPTQHVRLPRPYVVVAPRPVPPPSSYKIHEIDVHVKLLEQVARVQVSQSFMNTGSTQMEVCFMFPLPYDGAIDQLTLLVDGKEFPARLLPKDEARKTYAEIVRKNRDPALLEWVGTGMFQTSVFPVPPGAERKVTLRYSQLCRKNHGLTDFLFPLSTAKYTSHPVEKLKIEVAIESKGEIKNVYSPTHTVELKRDAHNATVIYKSENLVPSSDFRLLYDVESGKLGTSVLSYKPQSGEDGYFLLLTTPAIERAGEQPKKTVVFVVDRSGSMTGPKIEQAKGALKFVLNNLREGDLFNIIAYDNAVESFRPELQRFNDEARKAALGFVEGIYAGGSTNIDGALAVALGELADSSRPSYVLFLTDGLPTAGDVNEQKIVANSQANNHVRARVVAFGVGYDVNSRLLDKLVRQNFGQSEYVLPDENIEERVSRLYQKIEAPVMTDVAIKFAVDALPTEAGEAVNRLYPKQVVDLFAGEQLVLVGRYKKPGTAKVTITGNVSGRQQSFDFPADLVAESKDETFAFIERLWAVRRVGEIIDELDLKGNNDELVKELVTLSTRHGILTPYTSFLTDETVQLQALMQNASTAGDRLSLLRETQGAGAFRQRAIKGGLQRAENADSARRLNERAAEFRYGGASLSSAAGPASGGRAGLAKLPVGAPVAAGKPAAGQPELVRNIGNKAFYRRGKRWVDGTVTDEQDKNARRVAQFSEEYFKLADRYGRKLSQYLVFDEAVLLELDGAAYLIEPVD
- the uvrA gene encoding excinuclease ABC subunit UvrA, encoding MSVIETASNVRPGDDQSLADADEFIRLRGVRVHNLQNVDLDLPRGQLVVITGPSGSGKSSLAFDTLFAEGQRQYIETLSTYARQFLHQLERPDVDLIEGLQPTISIDQRGGSGNPRSTVATVTEIYDYLRLLMARLGEVLCYRCGAPIRQQTPEQIADDLAGLAEGTKLILLAPLVRGRKGKHQEVFEAVRKAGLVRVRVDGTVYDLDAIGELAPRRNHTIEAVVDRIVVRPGVRPRLAESLALALKHAEGLVAAAILPPGGDANEGWEERRYSTEYSCPNCRLNYDEIEPRTFSFNSPYGACPACQGLGVVGLDESGEPLADGQQVCAECQGARLRPEARSVKLAGRAIQEITALPVAAAREFFAGIALGRAQEAIGRPLLREINSRLAFIDQVGLGYLTLARAADTLSGGESQRIRLATGIGSGLVGVCYILDEPSIGLHPRDNQRLIDALRNLQQQGNSVLVVEHDEAIMRQADQIVDLGPGAGRHGGRIVAQGPPDEICRHPQSLTGKYLSGDERIAVPTERRAVNVRKALVVEGATGNNLKSVTAAFPLSALVCVTGVSGSGKSTLVLDTLARAVTRRLSGEGPQPAPHTALRGLKQIDKLVEVDQSPIGRTPRSNPATYVGAFDEIRRVFATTREARLRGYKASRFSFNVKGGRCETCQGQGLRKIEMNFLPDLYVACSECDGRQFNPATLEVRYRGLSIADVLRLRIDEALDFFQNFPGLRRSLAGLAEVGLGYLTLGQSSTTLSGGEAQRIKLAAQLSRVDTGKTLYILDEPTTGLHFDDVRRLLAVLGRLVDLGNTVIVIEHHLDVMKSADWIIDLGPEGGEAGGQIVAAGTPEQVAAVEGNVTGRYLRGVLEDNG
- the gcvPA gene encoding aminomethyl-transferring glycine dehydrogenase subunit GcvPA, producing the protein MPYLPNTADDQRLMLEAIGLKTIDELFEMVPAELRLDRPLDLPPALSEIELTQHVGRLAGKNVAAGQRVCFLGGGSYDHFIPAAVDALASRGEYYTSYTPYQAEASQGNLQAFFEYQTLITRLTGMDVSNASLYDGGSAAAEAVLMCLAATGRRGRVVTAASVHPEYRQILHTYLDNLGVELVTVATPHGTLAADDLLSAVNDETACVLAQQPNFFGCLEEAESLGKIAHQAGARFVVSADPISLGILKRPGDYGADIVVAEGQSLGNPMAFGGPYLGIMACREDLVRRMPGRITGQTTDRNGRRCWVLTLQTREQHIRREKATSNICTNQGLYALRATIYLSLMGPQGLREVAELCLQKSRYARDRLTSGGRLSLAFDRPTFKEFVVRDGDRQVERLIDQAGAAGFFAGIPLARWYPELAECFLVTVTEKRRKEEIAGLVGALT
- the gcvPB gene encoding aminomethyl-transferring glycine dehydrogenase subunit GcvPB → MRNTQAIRPLTELSRPGRRAALLPKCDVPQRPLEELLPREAIAPSPPALPELSEPDVVRHFTNLSTLNMSVDTHFYPLGSCTMKYNPKRNERLASLPGLADLHPYQPESTLQGLLELLWQLQEMLAEIGGLHAVSLQPAAGAHGELTCLLMARAHFRRLAQPRTKVLAPDSAHGTNPASATVAGFDYVTVKSTSRGFVDLEDLRAKLDDRVAVFMITNPNTLGMFDRQIRQIADLVHEAGGLVYLDGANMNAILGISRPGDFGADMMHYNPHKTFSGPHGGGGPGAGPIAVREILEPYLPVPVVERAETGYRLAYDRPHTIGRVRSFFGNVGVLIRAYCYIRTHGPDGLRRVSENAVLNANYLLSRLKHRFPVPQGERCMHEFVASAAKLKAERDISAMDLAKRLLDYGFHAPTVYFPPIVREALMIEPTETESKETLDAFADALLKIADESPELLHAAPHSTAVSRPDEVKAARSPVLNS
- a CDS encoding type II toxin-antitoxin system RelE/ParE family toxin; this encodes MAKTVVVTEQALRDLEEIHDYIARDKPLAAKKLIKQLQRKFQTLATFPELGASCDQIQTGLRSHAAGSYVIFFEPITAGIRVVRVAHGRRS